A window from Actinomycetospora corticicola encodes these proteins:
- a CDS encoding beta-ketoacyl-ACP synthase 3 yields MTSLRTAPPVAGARIIGLGSSQPDRVVTNDELAQRVATDDAWIRSRVGIVERRFAAESDSVVSMGADAGSKALADAGLAPTELDAVIVATCTMPNPIPNAAAQLSDRIGVNGIAAFDLNAACAGFCYGVGVGADMIRAGSARNVLVVGSEKLTDWLDMDDRSVCIIFADAAGAAVLTAAGTPEEVGVGPVVLGAAGDLVKTIGIDEQNYLRQEGQAVFRWATTKIAPVALQAIERAGLTPADIDVLVPHQANLRIVEAIAKKLRAEGARDDLVVADDIVHSGNTSSASIPMAIDHMRAAGRVRSGDVALLVGFGAGLSYGGQVVVLP; encoded by the coding sequence GTGACGTCCCTGCGCACCGCTCCCCCGGTCGCCGGGGCCCGCATCATCGGGCTGGGCAGCTCCCAGCCCGACCGCGTCGTCACCAACGACGAACTGGCGCAGCGCGTCGCCACCGACGACGCCTGGATCCGCAGCCGCGTCGGCATCGTCGAGCGCCGGTTCGCCGCCGAGTCCGACTCGGTGGTCTCCATGGGGGCCGACGCCGGGTCGAAGGCCCTCGCCGACGCCGGGCTCGCCCCCACCGAGCTCGACGCCGTGATCGTCGCGACCTGCACGATGCCGAACCCCATCCCGAACGCGGCGGCCCAGCTCTCGGACCGCATCGGCGTCAACGGGATCGCGGCATTCGACCTCAACGCGGCCTGCGCCGGGTTCTGCTACGGCGTCGGCGTCGGGGCGGACATGATCCGGGCCGGCAGCGCGCGCAACGTCCTCGTCGTCGGGTCGGAGAAGCTCACCGACTGGCTGGACATGGACGACCGCAGCGTCTGCATCATCTTCGCCGACGCCGCGGGGGCCGCGGTCCTGACGGCGGCCGGGACGCCCGAGGAGGTCGGGGTCGGTCCCGTCGTCCTCGGCGCGGCCGGCGACCTCGTCAAGACCATCGGCATCGACGAGCAGAACTACCTCCGCCAGGAGGGCCAGGCGGTGTTCCGCTGGGCCACCACCAAGATCGCGCCGGTGGCGCTGCAGGCGATCGAGCGGGCCGGGCTCACCCCCGCCGACATCGACGTCCTCGTGCCGCACCAGGCGAACCTCCGGATCGTCGAGGCGATCGCGAAGAAGCTCCGCGCCGAGGGCGCCCGCGACGACCTCGTGGTCGCCGACGACATCGTGCACTCCGGCAACACCAGCTCCGCGTCGATCCCGATGGCGATCGACCACATGCGCGCCGCCGGCCGCGTGCGGTCCGGGGACGTCGCCCTGCTGGTCGGCTTCGGCGCCGGTCTGTCGTACGGCGGCCAGGTCGTCGTCCTCCCCTGA
- a CDS encoding acyltransferase domain-containing protein — translation MIAILAPGQGAQKPGMLAPWLERPGARERLAEFSTAAGLDLEHLGTEADAEAIADTAVTQPLLVASALLSWEALRDEAGGLPEGTVVAGHSVGEIAAAAIAGVLAADRAVALAAVRGREMAAACAVEPTSMAAVLGGDSDEVLRVLASRDLEPANRNGAGQVVAAGRTSDIEALAAEPPEGARVRPLAVAGAFHTRFMEPAEKALASWVAEHRSELAPADPTTPLLSDADGAVVTSGDDMLDRLVAQVTLSVRWDACMDTLRERGITAAVELTPAGTLTGMVKRQIKGTATVNVSTPEHLASAVETLRGTS, via the coding sequence GTGATCGCGATCCTCGCGCCCGGCCAGGGCGCCCAGAAGCCGGGGATGCTGGCGCCGTGGCTGGAGCGGCCCGGCGCCCGGGAGCGGCTGGCCGAGTTCTCCACCGCCGCCGGGCTCGACCTCGAGCACCTGGGCACGGAGGCCGACGCCGAGGCGATCGCGGACACCGCCGTGACGCAGCCGCTGCTGGTCGCGAGCGCGCTGCTGTCGTGGGAGGCGCTGCGGGACGAGGCCGGCGGGCTCCCCGAGGGGACGGTCGTGGCCGGGCACTCGGTGGGCGAGATCGCCGCCGCAGCCATCGCCGGCGTGCTCGCGGCGGACCGTGCGGTCGCGCTCGCCGCCGTCCGCGGCCGGGAGATGGCGGCCGCCTGCGCGGTCGAACCGACGAGCATGGCCGCGGTCCTCGGTGGGGACTCCGACGAGGTGCTGCGCGTGCTCGCCTCCCGCGACCTCGAGCCGGCCAACCGCAACGGGGCCGGTCAGGTCGTCGCGGCCGGCCGCACCAGCGACATCGAGGCGCTCGCCGCCGAGCCGCCGGAGGGGGCCCGGGTCCGCCCGCTCGCCGTCGCCGGCGCGTTCCACACCCGCTTCATGGAGCCGGCCGAGAAGGCGCTGGCCTCGTGGGTCGCGGAGCACCGCTCCGAGCTCGCCCCGGCCGACCCGACGACGCCCCTGCTCTCCGACGCCGACGGCGCCGTCGTCACCTCCGGGGACGACATGCTCGACCGGCTCGTCGCGCAGGTGACGCTCTCGGTGCGGTGGGACGCCTGCATGGACACCCTGCGCGAGCGCGGCATCACCGCCGCGGTCGAGCTCACCCCCGCCGGCACGCTGACCGGCATGGTCAAGCGTCAGATCAAGGGCACCGCCACCGTGAACGTCTCCACCCCCGAGCACCTCGCGTCCGCCGTCGAGACCCTGCGGGGGACCTCGTGA
- a CDS encoding PucR family transcriptional regulator — protein sequence MAPVSADTFRRLELATGGIAGAGVAEMSARLPWFDRLTADQRAGVLMVTQLGAANFVAWLRDPDATPRLTAEAFRSAPPDLARQMTLRQTVELVRIATEVFEERIPALGGSRTERATLVAAVLRFGREVAFAAATVYASAAEARGAWDARLEALVVDAVVRGDSNPGDSAGAVLSRAAALGWDPAARARVLVGNPPATDPDPRRPSGPDPLHGVRRAAYRAGAAVLLGAHGRHLLMIMSADEERAPDHASEHADRGGGLRGESKAVLTLTDAFGPGPVVAGPVVGGLLEAHESAARALAGHRAVAAWPGAPRPVDAEDLLPERVLAGDRTAVTTLVEEVARPLREAGGALTETVESYLDHAGVLEACARTLYVHPNTVRYRLRRVADLTGSHPGDARGSALLRMAIALDRLRAGDSTPEPDATL from the coding sequence ATGGCCCCGGTCTCCGCGGACACCTTCCGTCGTCTGGAGCTCGCCACCGGCGGTATCGCCGGGGCCGGTGTCGCGGAGATGTCCGCCCGGCTCCCCTGGTTCGACCGCCTCACCGCCGACCAGCGGGCCGGGGTCCTCATGGTCACCCAGCTCGGCGCCGCCAACTTCGTCGCCTGGCTCCGCGATCCCGACGCGACGCCCCGCCTCACCGCCGAGGCCTTCCGCAGCGCCCCGCCCGACCTCGCGCGGCAGATGACGCTCCGCCAGACCGTCGAGCTCGTCCGCATCGCCACCGAGGTCTTCGAGGAACGCATCCCCGCCCTCGGCGGCAGCCGCACCGAGCGGGCCACCCTCGTCGCCGCCGTGCTGCGCTTCGGCCGCGAGGTCGCCTTCGCCGCCGCCACCGTCTACGCGTCGGCCGCCGAGGCGCGCGGGGCCTGGGACGCCCGCCTCGAGGCCCTCGTCGTCGACGCCGTGGTGCGCGGCGACAGCAACCCCGGGGACTCGGCGGGCGCGGTCCTCTCCCGCGCCGCCGCCCTCGGCTGGGATCCGGCGGCCCGGGCACGGGTGCTGGTCGGCAACCCGCCCGCGACCGACCCCGACCCCCGGCGCCCCTCCGGTCCCGACCCGCTGCACGGTGTCCGCCGCGCCGCCTACCGCGCCGGGGCCGCGGTGCTGCTGGGCGCCCACGGCCGCCACCTGCTGATGATCATGTCCGCGGACGAGGAACGAGCTCCCGATCATGCATCCGAGCACGCCGATAGGGGGGGCGGATTGCGCGGGGAGTCGAAGGCGGTCCTCACGCTCACCGACGCGTTCGGCCCCGGCCCCGTGGTGGCCGGGCCCGTCGTGGGCGGCCTGCTGGAGGCCCACGAGTCGGCGGCGCGGGCGCTCGCCGGCCACCGCGCGGTGGCGGCGTGGCCCGGCGCGCCCCGGCCCGTCGACGCCGAGGACCTGCTCCCGGAGCGGGTGCTCGCCGGGGACCGCACGGCCGTGACCACGCTCGTCGAGGAGGTCGCCCGCCCGCTGCGCGAGGCCGGGGGCGCCCTCACCGAGACCGTCGAGTCCTACCTGGACCACGCCGGCGTGCTGGAGGCGTGCGCACGGACCCTCTACGTGCACCCCAACACCGTGCGCTACCGCCTCCGACGAGTGGCCGACCTCACCGGCTCCCACCCCGGCGACGCGCGCGGGTCGGCGTTGTTGCGAATGGCCATCGCGCTCGACCGGCTCCGTGCGGGCGACAGCACACCGGAGCCGGACGCGACACTCTGA
- a CDS encoding cold-shock protein has translation MAEGTVKWFNSEKGFGFLAPDGGGADVFVHYSAIQSRGFRTLDEGQRVSFDVEQGQKGLQAVQVTPL, from the coding sequence ATGGCAGAAGGCACCGTCAAGTGGTTCAACAGCGAGAAGGGCTTCGGCTTCCTCGCTCCCGACGGTGGTGGCGCTGACGTCTTCGTCCACTACTCGGCGATCCAGTCTCGTGGGTTCCGGACCCTGGACGAGGGGCAGCGCGTCTCGTTCGACGTCGAGCAGGGCCAGAAGGGCCTGCAGGCCGTTCAGGTCACGCCGCTGTAA
- the aceE gene encoding pyruvate dehydrogenase (acetyl-transferring), homodimeric type: MHVIRDGLSTHLPDIDPDETAEWIESFDGVLDSAGQQRARFLILQLLQRARERRVAVPSLFSTDYVNTIPTDQEPWFPGDEETERRYRAWIRWNAAAMVHRAQRPGVGVGGHISTYASAASLYEVGFNWFFRGKDHPGGGDHVYIQGHASPGIYARAFLEGRLGAEHLDGFRQELSHAGPGGGLPSYPHPRLMPWFWEHPTVSMGLGPINAIFQARFDKYLHNRGLKDTSQQHTWAFLGDGEMDEPESRGAIHVAGAEGLDNLTFVVNCNLQRLDGPVHGNGKVIQELESFFRGAGWNVVKVIWGREWDRLLHADRDGALINLMNTTPDGDFQTYKANDGAYVREHFFGRDPRTKELVKDLSDDDVWNLKRGAHDYRKVYAAYQAALEHEGRPTVILAKSIKGYTLGPTFEGRNATHQMKKLTLQDLKTFRDEVRVPISDAELERDPYLPPYYHPGKEAPEIQYMLERRRQLGGPSPERRLRNKPLVLPGDKAYDVVKRGSGKQEIATTMAFVRLVKELTRDEGIGKRVVPIIPDEARTFGMDSFFSNLKIYNPLGQLYTSVDADQLLAYRESETGQLLHEGINEAGSVASFTAVGTSYSTHGEPMIPIYIFYSMFGFQRTGDGIWAAADQMARGFLLGATAGRTTLVGEGLQHNDGHSHLLAATNPAVVAYDPAFAFEIGHIVRDGLERMYGQDDQESPPAEPDHEAAASTRRDPNVLYYLTVYNEPYRQPAEPDGVDVDGLLRGLYRYAQAPGGPGPRAQILASGVAMTWAQRAQEMLASEWGVQADLWSATSYGELRRDGVACEQHNQAHPEAEARTPYVTTALAEAAGPVVAVSDWMRAVPDLIRPWVPGDYTTLGTDGFGLSDTRPATRRHFGVDAENVVVAVLAALARRGEVDQSTVRDAAARYQIHDPQAAGPQESDSGVA, encoded by the coding sequence GTGCACGTCATCCGGGACGGGCTCTCCACGCACCTGCCCGACATCGACCCGGACGAGACCGCCGAGTGGATCGAGTCGTTCGACGGCGTGCTCGACTCGGCCGGCCAGCAGCGGGCACGCTTCCTGATCCTGCAGTTGCTGCAGCGCGCCCGCGAACGCCGCGTGGCCGTGCCGTCGCTGTTCTCCACCGACTACGTCAACACCATCCCCACCGACCAGGAGCCGTGGTTCCCGGGCGACGAGGAGACCGAGCGCCGCTACCGCGCCTGGATCCGCTGGAACGCCGCCGCGATGGTGCACCGCGCACAGCGCCCGGGCGTCGGGGTCGGCGGGCACATCTCCACCTACGCCTCGGCCGCCTCGCTCTACGAGGTCGGCTTCAACTGGTTCTTCCGCGGCAAGGACCACCCGGGCGGCGGCGACCACGTCTACATCCAGGGGCACGCCTCCCCCGGCATCTACGCCCGCGCCTTCCTCGAGGGGCGCCTCGGCGCCGAGCACCTCGACGGGTTCCGCCAGGAGCTCTCGCACGCCGGGCCGGGCGGCGGCCTGCCGTCGTACCCGCACCCCCGGCTCATGCCGTGGTTCTGGGAGCACCCGACGGTGTCGATGGGCCTCGGCCCGATCAACGCGATCTTCCAGGCCCGCTTCGACAAGTACCTGCACAACCGCGGCCTGAAGGACACCTCCCAGCAGCACACCTGGGCGTTCCTCGGCGACGGCGAGATGGACGAGCCGGAGTCGCGCGGCGCCATCCACGTCGCCGGCGCCGAGGGCCTGGACAACCTCACCTTCGTCGTCAACTGCAACCTGCAGCGCCTCGACGGGCCGGTGCACGGCAACGGCAAGGTCATCCAGGAGCTCGAGTCGTTCTTCCGCGGCGCGGGCTGGAACGTCGTCAAGGTGATCTGGGGCCGCGAGTGGGACCGGCTGCTGCACGCCGACCGCGACGGCGCCCTGATCAACCTCATGAACACCACGCCGGACGGCGACTTCCAGACCTACAAGGCCAACGACGGCGCCTACGTCCGCGAGCACTTCTTCGGGCGCGACCCGCGCACGAAGGAACTCGTCAAGGACCTCTCCGACGACGACGTCTGGAACCTCAAGCGCGGCGCGCACGACTACCGCAAGGTCTACGCCGCCTACCAGGCCGCGCTGGAGCACGAGGGACGCCCGACGGTCATCCTCGCCAAGTCGATCAAGGGCTACACGCTCGGCCCGACGTTCGAGGGCCGCAACGCGACCCACCAGATGAAGAAGCTGACGCTGCAGGACCTCAAGACCTTCCGCGACGAGGTCCGCGTGCCCATCAGCGACGCCGAGCTCGAGCGCGACCCCTACCTGCCGCCGTACTACCACCCGGGCAAGGAGGCGCCCGAGATCCAGTACATGCTCGAGCGCCGCCGCCAGCTCGGCGGCCCCTCCCCCGAGCGCCGCCTGCGGAACAAGCCGCTGGTGCTGCCCGGCGACAAGGCCTACGACGTCGTCAAGCGCGGCTCGGGCAAGCAGGAGATCGCCACGACGATGGCGTTCGTCCGGCTGGTCAAGGAGCTGACCCGCGACGAGGGCATCGGCAAGCGGGTCGTCCCGATCATCCCGGACGAGGCCCGCACCTTCGGGATGGACTCGTTCTTCTCCAACCTGAAGATCTACAACCCGCTGGGCCAGCTCTACACCTCGGTCGACGCCGACCAGCTGCTCGCCTACCGCGAGTCCGAGACCGGGCAGCTGCTCCACGAGGGCATCAACGAGGCCGGCTCGGTCGCCTCGTTCACCGCGGTCGGCACGTCCTACTCGACGCACGGCGAGCCGATGATCCCGATCTACATCTTCTACTCGATGTTCGGGTTCCAGCGCACCGGCGACGGTATCTGGGCCGCGGCGGACCAGATGGCGCGCGGCTTCCTGCTCGGCGCGACGGCGGGTCGGACCACGCTGGTCGGCGAGGGCCTGCAGCACAACGACGGGCACTCGCACCTGCTCGCGGCGACCAACCCCGCCGTCGTGGCCTACGACCCGGCGTTCGCGTTCGAGATCGGGCACATCGTCCGCGACGGCCTGGAGCGGATGTACGGCCAGGACGACCAGGAGTCCCCGCCCGCGGAGCCGGACCACGAGGCCGCGGCGTCGACCCGCCGCGACCCGAACGTCCTGTACTACCTGACCGTCTACAACGAGCCCTACCGGCAGCCGGCCGAGCCCGACGGGGTCGACGTCGACGGGCTGCTGCGCGGCCTCTACCGCTACGCCCAGGCCCCCGGCGGGCCGGGACCGCGCGCCCAGATCCTCGCGTCCGGCGTCGCGATGACGTGGGCGCAGCGGGCCCAGGAGATGCTCGCGAGCGAGTGGGGCGTGCAGGCCGATCTGTGGTCGGCCACCTCCTACGGAGAGCTGCGCCGCGACGGGGTGGCCTGCGAGCAGCACAACCAGGCCCACCCCGAGGCCGAGGCCCGCACGCCGTACGTGACCACCGCGCTCGCGGAGGCGGCCGGTCCCGTCGTCGCGGTCTCGGACTGGATGCGCGCCGTGCCCGACCTCATCCGCCCCTGGGTGCCCGGTGACTACACGACGCTCGGCACCGACGGCTTCGGGCTCTCCGACACCCGGCCCGCCACCCGGCGGCACTTCGGGGTGGACGCCGAGAACGTCGTCGTCGCCGTGCTGGCCGCACTCGCGCGGCGCGGGGAGGTCGACCAGTCGACGGTGCGGGACGCCGCGGCGCGCTACCAGATCCACGACCCGCAGGCGGCCGGGCCGCAGGAGTCGGACAGCGGCGTGGCGTGA
- a CDS encoding DUF3052 family protein → MVAAAGDSDGSRSDLASKLGVEPGMIVQEVGWGSDVDDDVRSAIEERCGEDLLDEDAQEVVDVVLMWWRDDDGDLVDALMDARSPLADNGVVWVLTPKTGHEGHVEPSEIAEAAPTAGLSQTSNVNISDGWVGTRLVAPKSGSKGRR, encoded by the coding sequence GTGGTCGCGGCCGCGGGGGACTCCGACGGCAGCCGGAGTGATCTGGCCAGCAAGCTCGGGGTCGAGCCGGGGATGATCGTCCAGGAAGTGGGCTGGGGCTCCGACGTCGACGACGACGTCCGGTCCGCGATCGAGGAACGCTGCGGCGAAGATCTCCTCGACGAGGACGCGCAGGAGGTCGTCGACGTGGTGCTCATGTGGTGGCGGGACGACGACGGTGACCTCGTCGACGCCCTCATGGACGCCCGCTCGCCCCTCGCCGACAACGGCGTGGTCTGGGTCCTCACGCCCAAGACCGGCCACGAGGGTCACGTGGAGCCCTCCGAGATCGCCGAGGCCGCGCCGACGGCGGGGCTCTCGCAGACCTCCAACGTCAACATCTCCGACGGTTGGGTCGGCACCCGGCTCGTGGCTCCGAAGTCGGGGAGCAAGGGACGGCGCTGA
- a CDS encoding peroxiredoxin: MTVEVGSQAPEFTLPNQDREEVSLADFRGKKAVLLVFYPFAFSGICTGEFCEARDDLAAYVNDDVQLIGVSCDPAPTLKAWADQERYSFPLLSDFWPHGAVGASYGVFSADLGFSFRGTFLIDRDGVVRFAEQNGPGEARDQQGWKNAIEELKASA; this comes from the coding sequence ATGACGGTCGAGGTCGGATCTCAGGCCCCCGAGTTCACGCTCCCGAACCAGGACCGCGAGGAGGTCTCGCTCGCGGACTTCCGCGGCAAGAAGGCCGTGCTCCTGGTGTTCTACCCGTTCGCCTTCTCCGGGATCTGCACCGGGGAGTTCTGCGAGGCCCGGGACGACCTGGCCGCCTACGTGAACGACGACGTGCAGCTCATCGGGGTGTCCTGCGACCCGGCCCCGACCCTGAAGGCGTGGGCCGACCAGGAGCGCTACAGCTTCCCGCTGCTCTCGGACTTCTGGCCGCACGGCGCCGTCGGCGCGAGCTACGGCGTGTTCTCCGCCGACCTCGGGTTCTCCTTCCGCGGCACGTTCCTGATCGACCGCGACGGCGTCGTCCGCTTCGCCGAGCAGAACGGTCCGGGCGAGGCGCGCGACCAGCAGGGCTGGAAGAACGCGATCGAGGAGCTCAAGGCCTCCGCCTAG
- a CDS encoding histidine phosphatase family protein: protein MYRVVLLRHGETHGYLGDLGLTELGESQARDRGRQLAKELATTAPPGTRVRFPHAPTARGTATAVTLRATVVEALPEGHGLELGELEPDTHFDSLQFFHDGEARESSGVAKDRRALDPGSGADPDWALEFDRFDSNYGELARTGGPIDRWLTSTTLRFEPPQIAVYRLWAGVTALAAKHEIALVSTHSGPMRAFVAAAIGRDPGEPENLEPVEVTVDGRLAEVVFREHRVVVEVPDRLPPWIAPGYVAGERT, encoded by the coding sequence GTGTACCGCGTCGTCCTCCTGCGCCATGGCGAGACCCACGGCTACCTCGGCGACCTCGGGCTGACCGAGCTCGGGGAGTCCCAGGCCCGCGACCGGGGCCGACAGCTCGCGAAGGAACTCGCGACGACGGCACCGCCGGGCACCCGGGTGCGCTTCCCGCACGCACCGACCGCGCGGGGGACGGCGACGGCGGTGACGCTGCGCGCGACCGTCGTCGAGGCGCTCCCCGAGGGGCACGGCCTCGAGCTCGGCGAGCTGGAGCCGGACACGCACTTCGACAGCCTGCAGTTCTTCCACGACGGCGAGGCGCGCGAGTCCTCGGGGGTCGCGAAGGACCGCCGCGCGCTCGACCCGGGCAGCGGCGCCGACCCGGACTGGGCGCTGGAGTTCGACCGCTTCGACTCGAACTACGGCGAGCTCGCCAGGACCGGCGGACCCATCGACCGATGGCTGACCTCGACCACGCTGCGCTTCGAGCCGCCGCAGATCGCGGTGTACCGGCTGTGGGCCGGGGTCACCGCGCTCGCAGCGAAGCACGAGATCGCCCTGGTCAGCACCCACTCCGGTCCGATGCGGGCGTTCGTCGCCGCGGCGATCGGCCGTGACCCGGGCGAGCCGGAGAACCTCGAGCCGGTCGAGGTCACCGTCGACGGTCGCCTCGCGGAGGTCGTGTTCCGCGAGCACCGGGTGGTCGTCGAGGTCCCCGACCGGCTCCCGCCGTGGATCGCCCCCGGCTACGTGGCGGGGGAGCGCACGTAG
- a CDS encoding excinuclease ABC subunit UvrA — MSTESRHAADAHERIRVLGARENNLRDVDVDLPKRRLTVFTGVSGSGKSSLVFATIAAESQRLINETYPSFVQGFMPTLARPDVDVLDGLTTAIIVDQQRLGADPRSTVGTATDAGAMLRILFSRLGQPHIGPAQAFSFNVASVSGAGAVTTTKNGQQVKERREFSITGGMCPRCEGRGAVSDFDLTALYDAGKSLDEGPFTIPGYSMDGWFGRIFKGSGFFDTAKPIARYTKRELHDLLYREPTKIQVEGINLTYEGLIPKIQKSMLSKDREAMQPHIRAFVDRAVVFTTCPECAGTRLTEAARSSRIRGMNIAEASAMQISDLAAWVRTIDEPSVAPLVESLSHTLDSFVRIGLGYLALERPSGTLSGGEAQRTKMIRHLGSALTDVTYVFDEPTIGLHPHDIARMNELLLALRDKGNTVLVVEHKPETIVIADHVVDLGPGAGTEGGTIQFEGTVEELRAGGTVTGRHLDDRASLKDTVRTPTGWLEVRGADTHNLRDVDVDVPLGVLVALTGVAGSGKSSLVTGSVAGLEGVEVVDQAPIRGSRRSNPATYTGLLEPIRKAFAKANGVKPALFSANSEGACPNCNGAGVIDTDLGPIASVAVTCEVCEGKRFSADVLEYRFGGADISEVLAMSVAQAEAFFAGGEAKLPAAHRILARLLDVGLGYLRLGQPLNTLSGGERQRLKLADHLGTKGGTFVLDEPTTGLHLADVEALLGLLDRLVDAGTSVIVIEHHQAVMAHADWIIDLGPGAGHDGGRVVFTGTPAELVAGRSTLTGEHLADYVRSPAT, encoded by the coding sequence ATGAGCACCGAGAGCCGGCACGCCGCCGACGCGCACGAGCGGATCCGCGTGCTCGGCGCGCGGGAGAACAACCTGCGCGACGTCGACGTGGACCTGCCGAAGCGTCGGCTGACGGTGTTCACGGGGGTGTCGGGCTCGGGCAAGAGCTCGCTGGTGTTCGCCACGATCGCGGCCGAGTCGCAGCGGCTGATCAACGAGACGTACCCGTCGTTCGTGCAGGGCTTCATGCCGACGCTCGCGCGGCCCGACGTCGACGTCCTCGACGGGCTGACCACCGCGATCATCGTCGACCAGCAACGGCTCGGGGCCGACCCGCGGTCGACGGTGGGCACGGCGACCGACGCGGGCGCGATGCTCCGCATCCTGTTCAGCCGTCTCGGGCAGCCGCACATCGGTCCGGCGCAGGCCTTCTCGTTCAACGTGGCCTCGGTCAGCGGGGCCGGCGCGGTGACCACCACGAAGAACGGCCAGCAGGTCAAGGAACGCCGCGAGTTCTCGATCACCGGGGGGATGTGCCCGCGGTGCGAGGGTCGGGGCGCGGTCTCCGACTTCGACCTCACGGCCCTCTACGACGCCGGCAAGTCGCTCGACGAGGGCCCGTTCACCATCCCCGGCTACAGCATGGACGGCTGGTTCGGCCGCATCTTCAAGGGCAGCGGCTTCTTCGACACCGCGAAGCCGATCGCGAGGTACACGAAGCGCGAGCTGCACGACCTGCTCTACCGGGAGCCGACGAAGATCCAGGTGGAGGGCATCAACCTCACCTACGAGGGGCTCATCCCGAAGATCCAGAAGTCGATGCTGTCGAAGGACCGGGAGGCGATGCAGCCCCACATCCGCGCCTTCGTCGACCGGGCCGTCGTCTTCACCACCTGCCCGGAGTGCGCGGGCACCCGGCTGACCGAGGCGGCCCGGTCGTCGCGGATCCGCGGAATGAACATCGCCGAGGCGAGCGCGATGCAGATCAGCGACCTCGCGGCGTGGGTGCGGACGATCGACGAGCCGTCGGTGGCGCCGCTCGTGGAGTCCCTGTCGCACACGCTCGACTCGTTCGTCCGCATCGGGCTCGGCTACCTCGCCCTGGAGCGGCCGTCGGGCACGTTGTCCGGCGGCGAGGCCCAGCGGACGAAGATGATCCGGCACCTCGGCTCGGCGCTCACCGACGTCACCTACGTCTTCGACGAGCCGACGATCGGGCTGCACCCGCACGACATCGCCCGCATGAACGAGCTGCTGCTCGCACTGCGGGACAAGGGCAACACGGTGCTGGTCGTCGAGCACAAGCCCGAGACGATCGTGATCGCCGACCACGTCGTCGACCTCGGGCCCGGCGCGGGCACCGAGGGCGGCACCATCCAGTTCGAGGGCACCGTCGAGGAGCTGCGGGCCGGGGGCACCGTGACGGGGCGCCACCTGGACGACCGCGCCTCGCTCAAGGACACCGTCCGGACGCCCACGGGCTGGCTCGAGGTCCGGGGCGCCGACACGCACAACCTGCGCGACGTGGACGTCGACGTCCCGCTCGGGGTGCTGGTGGCGTTGACCGGGGTCGCGGGGTCGGGCAAGAGCTCGCTGGTCACCGGCTCGGTCGCCGGGCTCGAGGGCGTGGAGGTCGTCGACCAGGCGCCGATCCGCGGCTCACGGCGCAGCAACCCGGCCACCTACACCGGCCTGCTGGAGCCGATCCGCAAGGCGTTCGCGAAGGCCAACGGCGTCAAGCCCGCCCTGTTCAGCGCGAACTCGGAGGGCGCCTGCCCGAACTGCAACGGCGCCGGGGTGATCGACACCGACCTCGGCCCGATCGCCTCGGTGGCCGTCACCTGCGAGGTCTGCGAGGGCAAGCGGTTCTCGGCCGACGTGCTGGAGTACCGGTTCGGCGGGGCGGACATCAGCGAGGTCCTCGCGATGTCGGTGGCGCAGGCGGAGGCGTTCTTCGCCGGCGGAGAGGCGAAGCTACCGGCCGCGCACCGGATTTTGGCGCGGCTCCTCGACGTCGGGCTGGGGTACCTGCGGCTCGGGCAACCCTTGAACACGCTGTCCGGCGGGGAACGTCAGCGGCTCAAGCTGGCCGACCACCTCGGGACGAAGGGCGGCACGTTCGTCCTCGACGAGCCGACCACGGGCCTGCACCTCGCCGACGTCGAGGCCCTCCTCGGCCTGCTCGACCGGCTGGTCGACGCCGGGACGTCGGTCATCGTCATCGAGCACCACCAGGCGGTGATGGCCCACGCCGACTGGATCATCGACCTCGGACCGGGCGCCGGACACGACGGCGGGCGGGTGGTCTTCACCGGGACGCCCGCCGAGCTCGTCGCCGGCCGCTCGACGCTCACCGGGGAACACCTGGCGGACTACGTGCGCTCCCCCGCCACGTAG